One Ornithorhynchus anatinus isolate Pmale09 chromosome 2, mOrnAna1.pri.v4, whole genome shotgun sequence DNA segment encodes these proteins:
- the LOC100090042 gene encoding ecto-ADP-ribosyltransferase 5-like isoform X3, which translates to MGLPHVVMSSALWVQIFLRTPQVGGKQIKMTGGQQIEMTMQYDAFDDQYKGCEKEMDSIASQLLKDEMRNNKFLLETWAKARDKWQNEIKKKVSPLPLGFKDEYGIAVIMYTCHQLYRDFNQAVRTNGTSLTYYQKNFQYKAFHFYLTRALQLLPKVKYTIKLFRGLDRFTHRGRGPMRFGHFSSTSQNRSISESYGNRTFYTIYTYLGVDIQKFSFHENEQEVLIPVNEVFTVTPKKGGHFILNSKKALACFNCAYKGNEKDATCSSDGKNATWSSDEKDALCSAEHPA; encoded by the exons ATGGGGCTGCCTCACGTGGTCATGAGCTCTGCCCTCTGGGTCCAGATCTTCTTGCGAACACCTCAG GTGGGAGGTAAGCAGATCAAAATGACGGGAGGTCAGCAGATCGAGATGACCATGCAGTATGATGCTTTTGATGACCAGTATAAAGGATGTGAAAAAGAAATGGATTCCATAGCCTCCCAACTCCTGAAGGATGAAATGAGAAACAACAAATTTCTCCTTGAAACCTGGGCCAAAGcaagggacaagtggcagaatgagatCAAGAAGAAggtgtctcccctccccttgggCTTCAAGGACGAGTATGGCATAGCTGTCATAATGTACACCTGTCACCAACTTTATCGAGACTTCAACCAGGCTGTGAGAACAAACGGGACATCTCTGACATACTACCAGAAAAATTTTCAATACAAAGCCTTCCACTTCTACCTGACTAGGGCCCTGCAGCTCCTGCCAAAGGTCAAATACACCATAAAGCTTTTTCGGGGCTTGGACAGGTTCACTCACAGAGGGAGGGGACCCATGCGCTTTGGGCATTTCAGCTCCACGTCCCAGAATCGTTCGATAAGTGAGTCGTATGGTAATCGCACCTTCTACACCATCTATACCTACTTGGGGGTGGATATCCAAAAATTCTCCTTTCATGAAAATGAACAAGAAGTGCTGATCCCTGTGAATGAAGTCTTCACCGTCACCCCGAAAAAGGGAGGCCACTTCATCCTCAACTCAAAGAAGGCTTTAGCCTGTTTCAACTGTGCCTACAAAGGAA ATGAGAAAGATGCCACTTGCAGTTCAG ATGGGAAAAATGCCACTTGGAGTTCAG ATGAGAAAGATGCCCTTTGCAGTGCAG AGCACCCAGCATGA